The proteins below are encoded in one region of Mangifera indica cultivar Alphonso chromosome 7, CATAS_Mindica_2.1, whole genome shotgun sequence:
- the LOC123220544 gene encoding protein HEADING DATE 3A-like, whose translation MSWEGSCSNRDPLVVGRVIGDVINNFNRSVSLNVSYGNRDVNNGVELKPAVVANHPRVDIGGTDLRTFYTLVMVDPDAPSPSNPSLREYLHWLVTDIPGSTGASFGQEIVNYESPRPTLGIHRFVFVLFRQLGRQTVYAPAWRQNFITRDFAELYNLGSPVAAVYFNCQKETGSGGRRRQ comes from the exons ATGTCTTGGGAAGGCAGTTGTTCCAATAGAGATCCTCTTGTTGTTGGGAGAGTAATTGGAGAtgttattaacaattttaataggTCAGTTTCTCTTAATGTTAGCTATGGCAACAGGGATGTCAACAATGGTGTTGAGCTCAAGCCTGCTGTTGTTGCCAATCATCCAAGGGTTGACATTGGTGGAACTGATCTTAGGACCTTCTATACTTTG GTCATGGTGGATCCTGATGCACCTAGCCCTAGTAATCCAAGTCTCAGAGAATACTTGCATTG GTTGGTGACTGATATTCCCGGATCTACAGGGGCATCCTTCG GACAAGAGATTGTGAATTATGAGAGCCCGAGACCAACATTGGGGATTCACAGGTTTGTATTTGTGTTGTTTCGTCAACTGGGAAGACAAACTGTGTATGCACCAGCGTGGCGCCAGAATTTCATCACCAGAGACTTTGCTGAGCTTTACAATCTGGGATCTCCTGTGGCTGCTGTTTACTTCAATTGCCAGAAGGAGACTGGCTCTGGAGGAAGAAGAAGGCAGTAA